Proteins co-encoded in one Natrarchaeobius halalkaliphilus genomic window:
- the uvrB gene encoding excinuclease ABC subunit UvrB: MTDTRGPLQPDRPDVDHPFEVDAPFDPAGDQPTAIDELADGFHSAETEQTLLGVTGSGKTNTVSWLIEEVQKPTLVIAHNKTLAAQLYEEFRNLFPENAVEYFVSYYDYYQPEAYVEQTDTYIDKDASINDEIDRLRHSATRSLLTREDVIVVASVSAIYGLGDPRNYVDMSLRLEVGEAVGRDDLLGRLVDLNYERNDVDFTQGTFRVRGDTVEIYPMYGRYAVRVELWGDEIDRMVKVDPLEGETKGEQRAVLIHPAEHYSIPEAKLERAMDEIRDDLDSRISYFERQGDMIAAQRIDERTTFDLEMMAETGYCSGIENYSVYLSDRDSGDAPYTLLDYFPEDFLTVIDESHQTLPQIRGQYAGDKSRKDSLVENGFRLPTAYDNRPLTFEEFQEETDRTLYVSATPGDYEREHSSHIAEQIVRPTHLVDPAVEISPASGQIDDLLDRIDDRVDRDERILVTTLTKRMAEDLTEYLEESGVAVEYMHDETDTLERHELVRGLRLGEFDVLVGINLLREGLDIPEVSLVAILDADQEGFLRSETTLVQTMGRAARNVNGEVVLYADDVSNAMESAIDETRRRREIQREYNDEHGFEPTTIDKDVSEANLPGSKTDTSSVSGRSLEDDDEAARYVSELETRMEEAAGNLEFELAADIRDRIREVREEFELDGGDEGVAPPAEEF; the protein is encoded by the coding sequence GTGACCGACACTCGAGGCCCGCTCCAGCCGGACCGTCCCGACGTCGATCATCCCTTCGAGGTCGACGCGCCGTTCGACCCGGCAGGGGATCAGCCGACCGCGATCGACGAGCTGGCGGACGGGTTTCATTCGGCCGAAACCGAGCAGACGCTCCTCGGCGTCACCGGCTCGGGCAAGACCAACACCGTCTCCTGGCTGATCGAGGAGGTCCAGAAGCCGACGCTGGTCATCGCTCACAACAAGACGCTCGCGGCCCAGCTCTACGAGGAGTTTCGGAACCTCTTCCCGGAGAACGCCGTCGAGTACTTCGTCTCGTACTACGACTACTACCAGCCCGAGGCGTACGTCGAACAGACCGACACCTACATCGACAAGGACGCCTCGATCAACGACGAGATCGATCGTCTGCGCCACTCCGCGACGCGCTCGCTTTTGACCCGCGAGGACGTCATCGTCGTCGCGTCGGTGTCGGCCATCTACGGCCTCGGTGATCCGCGCAACTACGTCGATATGTCCCTGCGTCTCGAGGTCGGTGAGGCGGTCGGCCGCGACGACCTGCTCGGACGCCTGGTCGATCTGAACTACGAACGAAACGACGTCGACTTCACGCAGGGAACGTTCCGCGTCAGGGGCGACACGGTCGAAATCTATCCGATGTACGGCCGCTACGCCGTCCGCGTCGAACTCTGGGGCGACGAGATCGATCGGATGGTCAAAGTCGACCCCCTCGAGGGCGAAACCAAGGGCGAACAGCGAGCCGTCCTGATCCACCCGGCGGAGCACTACTCGATTCCGGAGGCGAAACTCGAGCGTGCGATGGACGAGATCCGCGACGATCTCGACTCCCGAATCAGCTACTTCGAGCGCCAGGGGGACATGATCGCCGCCCAGCGCATCGACGAACGGACGACGTTCGATCTCGAGATGATGGCCGAAACGGGCTATTGCTCGGGCATCGAGAACTACTCCGTCTACCTCTCGGATCGCGACTCCGGCGACGCGCCGTACACGCTGTTGGATTACTTCCCCGAGGACTTCCTGACCGTCATCGACGAGTCCCACCAGACGCTTCCCCAGATACGCGGCCAGTACGCGGGCGACAAATCCAGAAAGGATTCGCTGGTCGAAAACGGGTTTCGACTGCCGACGGCCTACGACAACCGCCCGCTGACGTTCGAGGAGTTCCAGGAGGAGACGGACCGGACGCTCTACGTGAGCGCAACGCCGGGAGACTACGAGCGCGAGCACTCGTCCCACATCGCCGAACAGATCGTTCGACCGACGCACCTGGTCGATCCGGCGGTCGAAATCTCTCCGGCGAGCGGACAGATCGACGATCTGCTGGACCGCATCGACGACCGCGTCGACCGCGACGAGCGGATCCTCGTCACGACGCTGACGAAACGGATGGCCGAGGATCTGACCGAGTATCTCGAGGAATCCGGCGTCGCCGTCGAGTACATGCACGACGAAACCGACACGCTAGAGCGCCACGAACTCGTCCGCGGACTCCGCCTCGGTGAGTTCGACGTGCTCGTCGGGATCAACCTCCTTCGGGAGGGGCTTGACATCCCCGAGGTCTCGCTCGTCGCGATTCTGGACGCCGACCAGGAGGGCTTCCTGCGAAGCGAGACGACGCTGGTCCAGACGATGGGACGGGCCGCGCGCAACGTCAACGGCGAGGTCGTCCTCTACGCCGACGACGTCTCGAACGCGATGGAGTCCGCGATCGACGAAACCCGACGGCGGCGCGAGATTCAACGGGAGTACAACGACGAACACGGCTTCGAACCGACCACGATCGACAAGGACGTCAGCGAGGCCAACCTTCCCGGCTCGAAAACGGACACGTCGTCCGTCTCGGGTCGCTCGCTCGAGGACGACGACGAGGCCGCTCGATACGTTTCGGAGCTCGAAACCCGGATGGAGGAGGCAGCGGGCAACCTCGAGTTCGAACTCGCCGCGGACATCCGCGATCGGATCCGCGAGGTTCGCGAGGAGTTCGAACTCGACGGCGGGGACGAGGGAGTCGCTCCGCCGGCCGAGGAGTTTTGA
- a CDS encoding IclR family transcriptional regulator, giving the protein MAKHDRGEIQAVARAFGIVETLTELDGAGVSELARAVELPKSTVHNHLRTLERTEYVVREDGEYRTGLKFLQISETARNQHELYQVARPEVDHLAEKTGEISALLTEEHGRGVFLYRSRGSEAARIDTRIGDRVPIHCTALGKAVLAFLPDDRQDEIIDRHGLTAVNANTITDPRTLAEELELIRERKIAYDDEERLNGLRSVAAPILSGSGAVIGSISVAGPTHRMQGERFETDLPETVLGIANVIELTLEHA; this is encoded by the coding sequence ATGGCAAAACACGACAGGGGCGAGATACAGGCCGTCGCTCGAGCGTTCGGCATCGTCGAAACGCTGACCGAACTCGACGGGGCGGGCGTCTCCGAACTGGCGAGAGCGGTCGAGTTACCGAAGAGCACCGTTCACAACCACTTGCGGACGTTAGAACGAACCGAGTACGTCGTCCGCGAGGACGGCGAGTACCGGACGGGACTGAAGTTCCTCCAGATCAGCGAAACCGCGCGCAACCAGCACGAACTGTATCAGGTCGCCCGGCCCGAGGTCGATCACCTGGCCGAAAAAACGGGCGAGATCTCCGCGCTCCTGACCGAGGAACACGGCCGCGGCGTCTTTCTCTACCGGAGCCGCGGATCGGAAGCTGCCCGGATCGATACCCGCATCGGTGATCGAGTACCGATTCACTGTACGGCCCTCGGAAAGGCCGTCCTGGCGTTTCTCCCCGATGACCGACAGGACGAGATCATCGACCGACACGGGCTCACCGCCGTCAACGCGAACACGATCACCGATCCCCGGACTCTCGCGGAAGAACTCGAGTTGATCCGGGAGCGAAAGATCGCCTACGACGACGAGGAGCGTCTGAACGGCTTACGGAGCGTCGCCGCACCCATTCTCTCGGGCTCCGGAGCGGTGATCGGCTCCATCAGCGTCGCCGGACCGACGCACCGAATGCAAGGCGAGCGCTTCGAAACGGACCTCCCCGAGACGGTACTGGGTATCGCGAACGTCATCGAACTCACGCTCGAGCACGCCTGA
- a CDS encoding nucleotidyltransferase family protein, whose protein sequence is MGEIVGIVLAGGLGTRFEDGNKLLATVDGEPVVRHAARTLAVPAVEYTIAVLGHDARTVGQAVSADVEETVSNPDFAEGQSASVRAGTRAARERDADAAIFLPGDMPRVDPETVTRVVETYRSDGGEVVVPSFDGKRGNPVLFDGTCFAELLELSGDTGGRALFDAADVRRVAVDDPGIHRDVDTVADRARLDRLESDGTDPDPR, encoded by the coding sequence ATGGGTGAGATCGTCGGAATCGTGCTGGCGGGCGGTCTCGGTACGCGATTCGAGGACGGAAACAAGCTGCTCGCGACGGTCGACGGCGAGCCGGTCGTCCGCCACGCCGCTCGAACGCTCGCGGTCCCGGCGGTCGAGTACACGATCGCGGTCCTCGGCCACGACGCCCGGACCGTCGGGCAGGCGGTTTCGGCCGACGTCGAGGAGACCGTCTCGAACCCGGACTTCGCGGAGGGCCAGAGCGCGTCGGTCCGCGCCGGCACGCGAGCGGCCCGCGAGCGTGACGCCGACGCCGCGATCTTCCTGCCGGGTGATATGCCCCGCGTCGACCCGGAAACCGTGACGCGGGTCGTCGAGACCTACCGATCGGACGGCGGCGAGGTCGTCGTTCCGTCGTTCGACGGGAAACGGGGCAATCCGGTGCTCTTCGACGGGACCTGCTTTGCGGAGTTGCTCGAGCTGTCGGGCGACACCGGCGGACGGGCGTTGTTCGACGCCGCAGACGTTCGCCGCGTCGCCGTCGACGATCCCGGAATTCACCGGGACGTCGATACGGTCGCCGATCGAGCGCGTCTGGATCGCCTCGAGTCCGACGGCACCGATCCCGATCCCCGCTGA
- a CDS encoding dihydroorotase has product MVESTVDLRVTNARVVTPAGTISGGVAANDGTIVGVGTESNLPEADHEIDAEGNYLIPGFIDPHVHWGLSRYEFDYHEGLEHDFETETRGAIHGGVTTVVNFLLQKEPYLPDMEFFKRAGEENSYIDFAYHAIVHQDHHVEEIEDLAAEGIRSYKIFFNWYKNASPELGIDHSDAGGVYRVLDTVSDIPNGVVMFHAENEDLAIERRKELKAEGRNDLKAWSESAPNICEAMQIEQIGRLTEYTDSRAYIVHMSTGEGVDICERFQDRGVNLHAETLPAFLSHTNEREDLGVWGKISPPLRGEESTKRLWEGLRTGVVDYVGTDHCPHKIEFKEKDTGKHGDIWDAIPGDNNGIEYFLPVMMSEGVNENRISVERLVEVCSENNAKRWGLYPRKGALVEGSDADMVIVDLDKSTVVDDDFYHTMEPGYSTFHGEELTGLPTHTIVGGEVVVEDGELRAEPGGRNYLPRGPEGVSLE; this is encoded by the coding sequence ATGGTCGAATCGACTGTAGACCTCCGAGTGACCAACGCACGGGTCGTCACGCCGGCAGGAACGATCAGCGGCGGCGTCGCGGCGAACGACGGAACCATCGTCGGCGTCGGTACCGAATCGAACCTCCCCGAAGCGGATCACGAGATCGATGCCGAGGGGAACTATCTGATCCCCGGCTTCATCGATCCGCACGTCCACTGGGGCCTCTCGCGTTACGAGTTCGACTACCACGAGGGCCTCGAGCACGATTTCGAGACCGAAACGAGGGGTGCCATCCACGGCGGCGTAACGACCGTCGTCAACTTCCTCCTCCAGAAGGAACCGTATCTGCCGGATATGGAGTTCTTCAAGCGCGCGGGTGAAGAGAACTCCTACATCGACTTCGCCTACCACGCGATCGTCCATCAGGACCACCACGTCGAGGAGATCGAAGACCTCGCCGCCGAGGGGATCCGCTCGTACAAGATCTTCTTCAACTGGTATAAAAATGCATCGCCCGAACTCGGTATCGATCACTCCGATGCGGGCGGCGTCTACAGGGTGTTGGACACGGTTTCGGATATTCCAAACGGCGTCGTCATGTTCCACGCCGAGAACGAGGACCTCGCGATCGAGCGACGCAAGGAACTCAAAGCGGAGGGTCGAAACGACCTCAAGGCCTGGAGCGAGTCGGCACCGAACATCTGCGAGGCGATGCAGATCGAACAGATCGGTCGGCTGACAGAGTACACGGACTCGAGAGCGTACATCGTCCACATGAGCACGGGCGAGGGCGTCGACATCTGCGAGCGGTTTCAAGATCGGGGTGTCAACCTCCACGCAGAGACGCTTCCCGCCTTTCTCAGTCACACGAACGAACGGGAAGACCTCGGCGTCTGGGGCAAGATCTCGCCGCCCCTTCGGGGCGAGGAAAGCACCAAACGCCTCTGGGAGGGACTCCGAACCGGCGTCGTCGACTACGTCGGAACCGATCACTGTCCGCACAAGATCGAGTTCAAAGAGAAGGATACGGGCAAGCACGGCGACATCTGGGACGCGATCCCCGGCGACAACAACGGAATCGAGTACTTCCTCCCCGTGATGATGAGCGAAGGCGTCAACGAAAACCGCATCAGCGTGGAGCGGCTGGTCGAAGTCTGTTCGGAAAACAACGCCAAACGCTGGGGGCTCTACCCGCGAAAGGGCGCCCTCGTTGAGGGCTCCGACGCCGACATGGTCATCGTCGACCTGGACAAAAGCACGGTCGTCGACGACGACTTCTATCACACGATGGAGCCCGGCTACTCGACGTTCCACGGCGAGGAACTGACCGGACTACCCACCCACACCATCGTCGGCGGCGAGGTCGTCGTCGAGGACGGAGAACTGCGTGCCGAACCGGGCGGCCGGAACTACCTCCCGCGCGGTCCCGAGGGTGTTTCCCTCGAGTGA
- a CDS encoding (2Fe-2S)-binding protein yields MSTDSTGEYDGPVTEEITVTVNGRAVTATVEPRLKLSDFLRDVCGLHGVRVGCEHGVCGACTVQQDDRTVKSCLSYAVQADGAAIETVEGLDDDGSLHPIQEAFHETHALQCGFCTSGFVMATKELLEENPDPTREEIQTGLAGNICRCTGYQNIYDAVERAGEKLTAETGSEE; encoded by the coding sequence ATGAGTACGGATAGCACAGGGGAGTACGACGGTCCAGTAACCGAAGAGATCACCGTGACCGTCAACGGCCGGGCCGTCACCGCGACGGTCGAACCGCGGCTCAAGCTCTCCGATTTTCTCCGGGACGTCTGCGGTCTCCACGGCGTTCGCGTCGGCTGTGAACACGGCGTCTGTGGTGCCTGTACCGTCCAGCAGGACGACCGAACGGTAAAGAGCTGTCTCTCGTATGCGGTTCAGGCGGACGGAGCGGCGATCGAGACGGTCGAGGGGCTCGACGACGACGGCTCTCTCCACCCGATACAGGAGGCCTTTCACGAGACTCACGCGCTTCAGTGTGGGTTCTGTACGAGCGGGTTCGTCATGGCGACGAAGGAGCTGTTAGAGGAGAACCCGGACCCCACCCGTGAGGAGATCCAGACGGGACTGGCCGGCAACATCTGTCGGTGTACGGGCTATCAGAACATCTACGATGCGGTCGAACGCGCCGGTGAGAAGCTGACCGCCGAGACGGGATCGGAGGAGTAA
- a CDS encoding xanthine dehydrogenase family protein molybdopterin-binding subunit, whose product MSRSQPPETGVDADAESIDAGTESFTGTGLPRVEDHRILTGEAEYVHDITPDRCLHMALVRSMHAHADIVSIDTSDAEAHPECELVITADDIEAEYNPMPTGIPKVETDGGDVRRLEEWSLAGETARFVGEPVAAVVATNRYVAEDAADLVDVEYDPKPAVADGLAAREDEVVVHESVGTNVVDGERIAFGDPDAAFEDADHVVTGEYSWGRISGVPLETAGVVASYDEETDSFDIDCNIQLHTLVDDTIYETLGYDADDVRVSVPADVGGSYGTKIAIHRYCCLAAMASKELERPVKFVEDRIENLQGGDVHCSDREYEVRMAVDDDGTMRGLDVWFVDDFGAFPRYPVNQVLKPLSVLTNSYEIDDVVYEYELALTNKTSQTAYRGFGVDPHIYALEMIVDEAAREIGMDPTEFRRRNLIEPEQMPYTLPSKNVYDSGDYPATLDRIEEIIDDERDGGLLDPAVVEAKREQGKYRGVQPSVIIEPGVSGSDWTDRQRSDRDELEDRSRGEVEELPEHLRAELRPDGTVRAFLATDSSGQGHQTLVSQLLADELEILPSDIDVDYLDSVDAPTEYGSAASRMAVMLSGATVGVARRLIDRAEELAAESWECATDDVTYRDGVVERVDTGETRSLAELAELDAGRDERLTSVSYDYDHPATDRAEFDEAFTKKYPVYPTAAFGANAPIVEVDVETGEVEILTFHTVRDCGTMLNPTIVEGQAHGGIAQGIGAALLEEFGYEDDGQPQAITLFDYLLPSIETIPEIEMEHTVTPSPYTETGAKGVGEGGMIDAPASIATSINAALEPLGLDEPADRIPVAPDHLLRQVRDRE is encoded by the coding sequence ATGTCCAGATCACAACCGCCCGAGACCGGCGTTGACGCGGACGCCGAATCGATCGACGCGGGGACGGAATCGTTCACCGGAACGGGCCTTCCCCGGGTCGAGGATCATCGGATTCTGACCGGCGAAGCCGAGTACGTCCACGATATCACGCCGGACCGGTGTCTGCACATGGCGCTCGTCCGCAGCATGCACGCCCACGCGGATATCGTCTCGATCGACACCAGCGACGCCGAAGCCCATCCGGAGTGCGAACTGGTCATCACTGCCGACGATATCGAAGCCGAGTACAACCCGATGCCGACGGGCATCCCGAAGGTCGAAACCGACGGCGGCGACGTCCGACGTCTCGAGGAGTGGTCGCTCGCGGGTGAGACGGCCAGATTCGTGGGCGAACCCGTCGCCGCCGTGGTCGCGACGAACCGCTACGTCGCCGAGGACGCCGCCGATCTGGTCGACGTCGAGTACGACCCGAAGCCTGCGGTCGCGGACGGGCTGGCCGCCCGCGAGGACGAGGTCGTCGTCCACGAGTCCGTCGGGACGAACGTCGTCGACGGCGAGCGGATCGCGTTCGGTGATCCCGACGCCGCTTTCGAGGACGCAGACCACGTCGTCACCGGAGAGTACTCCTGGGGTCGCATTTCGGGCGTGCCACTCGAGACCGCGGGCGTCGTCGCGTCGTACGACGAGGAGACCGACAGCTTCGACATCGACTGTAACATCCAGTTGCACACGCTCGTCGACGACACGATCTACGAGACCCTTGGCTACGACGCGGACGACGTCCGAGTGAGCGTCCCGGCCGATGTCGGGGGGAGCTACGGCACGAAGATCGCCATCCACCGCTATTGCTGTCTGGCCGCGATGGCGAGCAAGGAACTCGAGCGCCCGGTGAAGTTCGTCGAAGACCGGATCGAGAACCTCCAGGGTGGTGACGTCCACTGCTCCGATCGAGAGTACGAGGTCCGAATGGCCGTCGACGACGACGGCACGATGCGCGGCCTCGACGTCTGGTTCGTCGACGACTTCGGGGCCTTCCCGCGGTACCCGGTCAATCAGGTCCTGAAGCCGCTGTCGGTGCTCACCAACTCCTACGAGATCGACGACGTCGTCTACGAGTACGAACTCGCGTTGACGAACAAGACCTCCCAGACCGCCTACCGCGGGTTCGGAGTCGATCCACACATCTACGCCCTCGAGATGATCGTCGACGAAGCGGCCCGCGAGATCGGAATGGATCCAACGGAGTTCCGACGACGCAATCTGATCGAGCCCGAGCAGATGCCCTACACCCTGCCCTCGAAGAACGTCTACGACTCCGGGGATTACCCCGCGACGCTCGACCGAATCGAGGAGATCATCGACGACGAACGCGACGGCGGCCTGCTCGATCCCGCCGTCGTCGAGGCCAAACGCGAGCAAGGAAAGTACCGGGGCGTCCAGCCGAGCGTCATCATCGAACCGGGCGTCAGCGGCTCCGACTGGACCGACCGACAGCGATCCGACCGCGACGAACTCGAGGACCGATCCCGAGGCGAGGTCGAAGAGCTCCCCGAGCACCTGCGCGCCGAACTCCGCCCGGACGGGACCGTCCGGGCGTTCCTGGCGACCGACTCGTCGGGGCAGGGCCACCAGACGCTCGTCTCGCAACTGCTCGCCGACGAACTCGAGATCCTCCCGAGCGACATCGACGTCGACTACCTCGACAGCGTCGACGCGCCGACGGAGTACGGAAGCGCCGCATCGCGGATGGCGGTCATGCTCTCGGGGGCGACGGTCGGCGTTGCGAGACGGCTGATCGACCGCGCCGAGGAACTCGCAGCCGAAAGCTGGGAGTGTGCGACCGACGACGTCACCTACCGCGACGGCGTCGTCGAGCGAGTCGACACCGGGGAGACGCGTTCGCTCGCGGAGCTGGCCGAACTCGACGCCGGGCGCGACGAGCGACTCACGTCGGTGAGCTACGACTACGACCACCCCGCAACCGACCGCGCGGAGTTCGACGAAGCGTTCACGAAGAAGTATCCGGTGTATCCGACGGCCGCATTCGGAGCGAACGCCCCCATCGTCGAGGTCGACGTCGAGACCGGCGAGGTCGAGATTCTAACGTTTCACACCGTCCGCGACTGCGGAACGATGCTCAACCCGACGATCGTCGAGGGACAGGCCCACGGCGGCATCGCACAGGGGATCGGCGCGGCCCTGCTCGAGGAGTTCGGGTACGAAGACGACGGCCAGCCCCAGGCGATAACCCTGTTCGATTACCTGTTGCCCTCGATCGAAACCATCCCGGAGATCGAGATGGAACACACCGTGACGCCGTCGCCCTACACGGAGACCGGTGCCAAAGGCGTCGGAGAGGGCGGCATGATCGACGCGCCCGCGAGCATCGCCACCTCGATCAACGCGGCGCTCGAGCCGCTGGGACTCGACGAACCCGCGGACCGAATCCCCGTCGCGCCGGACCACCTCCTGAGACAGGTTCGAGACCGAGAGTAA
- a CDS encoding CoxG family protein has translation MLEFSGENEMEQSREELWPYFTDPDVLAECAPGCTEMVLESPHEITAVLAVGVGSVKPEFNVDAIVTRLEHPELLELKAEGNAPRNEFELTATMEMIGRDDGGTTVAWQANADVSGTIVSLGGRALQSVTNRLVKKYFADMQAAVESGEGAESKLETAPQEVLEDVDTDLEEAA, from the coding sequence ATGTTAGAATTTAGCGGCGAAAACGAGATGGAACAGTCGAGAGAAGAACTCTGGCCGTACTTTACCGATCCGGACGTCCTCGCGGAGTGTGCGCCGGGCTGTACGGAAATGGTCCTCGAGTCCCCCCACGAGATAACGGCCGTGCTGGCGGTCGGCGTCGGGAGCGTCAAACCGGAGTTCAACGTCGATGCGATCGTCACGCGGCTCGAACACCCGGAGTTACTGGAGCTGAAAGCCGAGGGGAACGCGCCGCGAAACGAGTTCGAGCTGACCGCGACGATGGAGATGATCGGGAGAGACGATGGCGGGACGACCGTCGCCTGGCAGGCGAACGCGGACGTCTCGGGAACGATCGTCAGTCTCGGCGGGCGGGCGCTACAGAGCGTGACGAACCGACTGGTCAAGAAGTACTTCGCTGACATGCAAGCCGCCGTCGAGTCCGGCGAGGGTGCCGAGTCGAAACTCGAGACCGCACCGCAGGAGGTCCTCGAGGACGTCGACACCGACCTGGAAGAAGCGGCGTGA
- a CDS encoding FAD binding domain-containing protein, producing the protein MKPAPFTHHRPDTVEDVLELLAELEEAELLAGNQSLGIVMANRLATPDHLIDLNGVDELAGIDVTDGVVRIGAMTRHRTLERSDRLASVLPMVPEAAEQIAGPSVRNQGTLGGSIGEADPAGNYPAALIALDGSLHLRSLEGRRDVPAEEYFIAYMFTELREDELIESVSIQTDPFPPERTGMAFLELKRAAQTWPTVSAATALRVDDPTAADPIVEDVRIALANAADVPLRVEDAEAVLEGEPMTESGLDEVAELVTAAVMPEGEMHADREYKENVAGEYARRSLETSYQRAVHTADGV; encoded by the coding sequence ATGAAGCCCGCGCCGTTTACCCACCACCGACCCGACACCGTCGAGGACGTCCTCGAGTTACTCGCGGAGCTCGAGGAGGCGGAGTTGCTCGCCGGGAACCAATCGCTCGGGATCGTGATGGCCAACCGACTCGCGACGCCGGATCACCTGATCGATCTGAACGGCGTGGACGAACTGGCCGGTATCGACGTGACCGACGGCGTCGTCCGAATCGGCGCGATGACGCGCCACCGGACGCTCGAACGTTCTGATCGTCTCGCCTCCGTTCTCCCGATGGTTCCCGAGGCCGCCGAGCAGATCGCCGGCCCGTCGGTGCGCAATCAGGGGACGCTCGGCGGCAGCATCGGTGAGGCGGACCCCGCTGGCAACTATCCCGCGGCCCTGATCGCCCTCGACGGCAGCCTCCACCTGCGGTCGCTCGAGGGCCGGCGCGACGTCCCGGCCGAGGAGTACTTCATCGCGTACATGTTCACCGAACTCCGCGAGGATGAACTGATCGAGTCCGTCTCGATCCAGACCGACCCGTTCCCGCCTGAACGAACGGGGATGGCGTTTCTCGAACTGAAGCGAGCGGCCCAGACCTGGCCGACCGTCAGCGCTGCCACGGCGTTACGCGTCGACGATCCGACCGCCGCCGATCCGATCGTCGAGGACGTCCGCATCGCGCTGGCCAACGCCGCCGACGTGCCGCTTCGCGTCGAAGACGCCGAAGCCGTCCTCGAGGGGGAGCCGATGACCGAGTCGGGACTCGATGAGGTGGCCGAACTCGTCACTGCGGCGGTGATGCCCGAAGGGGAGATGCACGCCGACCGGGAGTACAAAGAGAACGTGGCCGGCGAGTACGCACGCCGGTCGCTCGAAACGTCGTACCAACGCGCAGTACACACCGCGGATGGTGTCTAG
- a CDS encoding RNA-guided endonuclease InsQ/TnpB family protein: protein MEYRRTAVIKLDTPEGADGSLRETVEQFKHCANTASEWCWHGDDGYHVTSKAKAERALYDRLRDETDLTANLVQKGIRRAVEAVKSGVERLKRGENTSQPHFSADSAVYDKRSATFHRDHVSLSTVDGRVECDYILPDNSETPPTKYVSDEDFEFRMAHLQYRDGNWYLHASMRKVEANDESPESKSKHRTVLGVDLGVNNLAVASTGRFWSADEFNHWRREYEKRRGSLQQCGSRQTHKNIESVGRKEYGRFEIHLHTVANELIKEAVENDCSHIVFEDLTYIRENIPEATWQHVWAFRRLYEYVEYKAEEHGVEAVQVDPRNTSKRCSTCGFTHDANRSGESFECQKCGYENHADYNASKNIGLQYLRRRQNAGDGGAPVDVRLNRGTLNVSGEYVPPASTEA from the coding sequence GTGGAATACCGTCGCACCGCCGTCATCAAGCTCGACACTCCTGAAGGAGCCGACGGCTCCCTTCGAGAGACTGTCGAGCAGTTCAAACACTGCGCCAACACCGCCAGCGAGTGGTGCTGGCACGGCGACGACGGCTACCACGTCACCTCAAAAGCCAAAGCCGAACGCGCCCTCTACGACCGACTCCGCGACGAAACCGACCTCACCGCGAACCTCGTCCAGAAAGGCATTCGCAGAGCGGTTGAAGCCGTCAAAAGCGGAGTCGAACGCCTCAAACGTGGTGAGAACACGTCGCAACCGCACTTCTCAGCAGACAGCGCGGTGTACGACAAGCGGAGTGCGACGTTCCACCGCGACCACGTTTCTCTTTCGACCGTAGACGGGCGCGTTGAGTGCGACTATATCCTTCCCGACAACTCAGAGACACCGCCGACCAAGTACGTCTCCGACGAGGACTTCGAGTTTCGGATGGCCCACCTCCAGTACCGCGACGGCAACTGGTACCTCCACGCCTCAATGCGGAAAGTCGAAGCAAACGATGAATCGCCTGAATCCAAATCCAAGCACAGAACAGTCCTTGGTGTGGATTTAGGCGTCAACAACCTCGCCGTTGCATCGACGGGTCGATTTTGGTCGGCAGACGAGTTCAACCACTGGCGTCGAGAGTACGAGAAACGCCGTGGATCGCTCCAGCAGTGTGGCTCTCGCCAGACCCACAAAAACATCGAGAGCGTTGGGCGGAAAGAATATGGACGCTTCGAGATCCACCTACACACGGTAGCGAACGAGCTCATCAAGGAGGCCGTCGAGAACGATTGTTCGCACATCGTGTTTGAGGACTTGACCTACATTCGGGAGAACATTCCCGAGGCGACGTGGCAACACGTCTGGGCGTTCCGACGCCTCTACGAGTACGTCGAATACAAAGCCGAGGAACACGGTGTCGAAGCCGTACAGGTTGACCCGCGCAACACGTCGAAGCGGTGCTCGACGTGTGGGTTTACCCACGACGCCAATCGGTCGGGTGAATCGTTCGAGTGTCAGAAGTGCGGGTATGAGAACCACGCCGACTACAACGCCTCGAAGAACATCGGTTTGCAGTATCTCCGTCGCAGGCAAAACGCAGGCGATGGAGGCGCACCCGTAGATGTGCGCTTGAATCGCGGGACGCTGAACGTGAGCGGGGAGTACGTACCCCCTGCCTCTACTGAGGCATAG